A region of Pyxidicoccus parkwaysis DNA encodes the following proteins:
- a CDS encoding ComEA family DNA-binding protein, whose product MRALWVVMLGLLLCGPGVAEAGKLRTQYTGTVNLNEATAEQLDLLPGVGEKAAQRIIEHRKKRPFQRVEELVRVKGFGKKKFLKLKAHLALSGPTTLRVEQVPVSPEGKEVVATNH is encoded by the coding sequence GTGAGGGCGCTGTGGGTGGTGATGCTGGGCCTGCTGTTGTGCGGGCCCGGCGTGGCCGAGGCCGGGAAGCTGCGCACGCAATACACCGGCACCGTGAATCTCAACGAGGCCACGGCGGAGCAGCTGGATTTGCTGCCGGGCGTTGGTGAGAAGGCGGCGCAGCGCATCATCGAGCATCGCAAGAAGCGGCCCTTCCAGCGCGTGGAGGAGCTCGTCCGCGTGAAGGGCTTCGGCAAGAAGAAGTTCCTCAAGCTCAAGGCGCACCTGGCGCTCTCGGGGCCCACCACGTTGAGGGTGGAGCAGGTGCCCGTCTCTCCCGAGGGAAAGGAGGTCGTCGCAACGAACCACTGA
- a CDS encoding peptidase MA family metallohydrolase: MRYAKHSHAPLRALLAVLAVTLSGVALAQDASLKDEVKERLGRVDQSLDDWDVPAAKRELSEVEQIVPEDLEPLKYYQGRVAFEEGRYTDAVSLLEGARIEDKPGSYLRLAKDSRDITKNHQRAESEHFIFLYPKGKEEVLVPYALETLEAIHRAMAEDLGWTPPNGKIRVEVVNNARELSKVSTLTEKQIRTTGTIAICKFNKLMVTSPKAVAQGYDWQDTLAHEYIHLVISQSSHNTVPIWLHEGMAKFLESRWRGKGGMAMTPSTQALLGRRVKADTLVPFEKMHPSIAMLPTAEDAATAFAEVFYAIDYVYQTKGSAGLRTIIQELKAGQKDRKAVEAAMGMPFALFEKAWLAHIKKQPFPQELQPREERVVLKEDAKGKVKDESEKKGREISFGDFDNVEEIPARRFAHLGELLRERNRVKAAAEEYAKAHKLVGDKYESVSNKYALALLELRRLDEAESVLRGSLRVYPGSPSTNVHLGRILLFRKDYAKAKVAYLEALASDPFDPEIHVALTRIHLALGETALAARTRTATVMLTNLKPEQVDRVAQAFLNDEGELSEMNVGAEPGAKPQPPAQPAPAAKPDAGR, encoded by the coding sequence GTGAGGTACGCCAAGCACAGCCACGCGCCCCTGCGGGCCCTGCTCGCGGTGCTGGCCGTGACGCTCTCCGGCGTCGCGCTGGCGCAGGACGCGTCGCTCAAGGACGAGGTGAAGGAGCGGCTGGGCCGCGTGGACCAGTCGCTGGACGACTGGGACGTCCCCGCAGCCAAGCGCGAGCTGTCCGAGGTGGAGCAAATCGTCCCCGAGGACCTGGAGCCGCTGAAGTACTACCAGGGCCGCGTGGCCTTCGAGGAGGGGCGCTACACCGACGCGGTGTCCCTGCTGGAGGGCGCCAGAATCGAGGACAAGCCGGGCAGCTACCTGCGGCTGGCCAAGGACTCGCGCGACATCACCAAGAACCACCAGCGCGCGGAGAGCGAGCACTTCATCTTCCTCTACCCGAAGGGCAAGGAAGAGGTGCTGGTGCCCTACGCGCTGGAGACGCTGGAGGCCATCCACCGCGCCATGGCGGAGGACCTCGGCTGGACGCCGCCCAACGGGAAGATTCGCGTCGAGGTGGTGAACAACGCGCGCGAGCTGTCGAAGGTGAGCACGCTCACCGAGAAGCAGATTCGCACCACCGGCACCATCGCCATCTGCAAGTTCAACAAGCTGATGGTGACCAGTCCCAAGGCCGTGGCGCAGGGCTACGACTGGCAGGACACGCTGGCGCACGAGTACATCCACCTCGTCATCAGCCAGTCGAGCCACAACACCGTGCCCATCTGGCTGCACGAGGGCATGGCCAAGTTCCTGGAGTCGCGCTGGCGCGGCAAGGGTGGCATGGCGATGACGCCCTCCACGCAGGCCCTGCTGGGCCGGCGCGTGAAGGCGGACACGCTCGTCCCCTTCGAGAAGATGCACCCGTCGATTGCCATGCTGCCCACGGCGGAGGACGCGGCCACCGCGTTCGCCGAGGTGTTCTACGCCATCGACTACGTGTACCAGACGAAGGGCTCGGCGGGGCTGCGCACCATCATCCAGGAGCTGAAGGCCGGGCAGAAGGACCGCAAGGCGGTGGAGGCGGCCATGGGCATGCCCTTCGCTCTCTTCGAGAAGGCCTGGCTGGCGCACATCAAGAAGCAGCCCTTCCCGCAGGAGCTCCAGCCGCGCGAGGAGCGCGTGGTGCTGAAGGAGGACGCGAAGGGCAAGGTGAAGGACGAGAGCGAGAAGAAGGGCCGAGAAATCTCCTTCGGCGACTTCGACAACGTGGAGGAGATACCGGCGCGCCGCTTCGCGCACCTGGGTGAGCTCTTGCGCGAGCGCAACCGCGTGAAGGCCGCGGCGGAGGAGTACGCCAAGGCGCACAAGCTGGTGGGCGACAAGTACGAGTCCGTGTCCAACAAGTACGCGCTGGCGCTGTTGGAGCTCAGGCGGCTGGACGAGGCGGAGAGCGTGCTGCGCGGCAGCCTGCGGGTGTACCCGGGCTCGCCGTCCACCAACGTGCACCTGGGCCGCATCCTGCTGTTCCGCAAGGACTACGCGAAGGCGAAGGTGGCGTACCTGGAGGCGCTGGCCTCGGACCCGTTCGACCCGGAAATCCACGTGGCCCTCACGCGCATCCACCTCGCGCTGGGCGAGACGGCGCTGGCCGCGCGCACGCGCACCGCCACCGTGATGCTCACCAACCTCAAGCCCGAGCAGGTGGACCGGGTGGCCCAGGCCTTCCTCAACGACGAGGGAGAGCTCTCGGAGATGAACGTCGGCGCCGAGCCCGGCGCGAAGCCGCAGCCACCCGCGCAGCCGGCTCCCGCCGCGAAGCCCGACGCCGGGCGCTGA
- a CDS encoding MarR family winged helix-turn-helix transcriptional regulator, which yields MKDMASEEPAPQEGERPHKGPPLGEVLEFMRLLWAVDHGLQSTSKRMESTLGLTGPQRLVVRLVGRFPGITAGTLAQILHVHPSTLTGVLKRLEKRGLIERKSDPLDGRKALFALTDTGRALDIPSEGTVESAVQRVLSRMSRTRILCTQDVLTALAQELGGVPMDEESGDAARKPAAR from the coding sequence ATGAAGGACATGGCCAGCGAGGAGCCGGCACCGCAGGAAGGCGAGCGTCCCCACAAGGGCCCGCCGCTCGGAGAGGTGCTCGAGTTCATGCGCCTGCTCTGGGCCGTCGACCACGGGCTCCAGTCCACCTCGAAGCGCATGGAGTCCACGCTCGGGCTCACCGGCCCGCAGCGGCTCGTGGTGCGCCTGGTGGGGCGCTTCCCCGGCATCACCGCCGGCACCCTCGCGCAGATTCTCCACGTCCACCCCAGCACCCTCACCGGCGTCCTCAAGCGCCTGGAGAAGCGGGGCCTCATCGAGCGCAAGTCGGACCCGCTCGACGGACGCAAGGCGCTGTTCGCCCTCACGGATACGGGCCGCGCGCTCGACATCCCCTCCGAGGGCACGGTGGAGTCCGCCGTGCAGCGCGTCCTCTCGCGCATGTCGCGCACGCGCATCCTCTGCACCCAGGACGTGCTCACCGCGCTCGCCCAGGAATTGGGTGGCGTCCCCATGGACGAGGAGTCCGGCGACGCGGCCAGGAAGCCCGCCGCGCGCTGA
- a CDS encoding dipeptidase — MNRRIANLLTALPVTAALVAQPVLACTSMLVSKGAAANGSTLMTYAADAHELYGELYYTPARRHAAGAMRDIFEWDTGKFLGRIPQPAQTYSVVGNMNEHQVSIGESTFTGREELEGPAGIVDYGSLIYIALERAKTAREAIQVMTSLVAEYGYASTGETFSIADPKEAWLLEMIGKGKGQKGAVWVARKVPDGYLTAHANQSRITRFPLNEPDSTLYAPDVISFAREKGWFKGADKDFSFADTYHPLDFGGQRFSEARVWSIFRRAAPSQKFGAEYADGSAPGKRLPLWVKPDKEVSVQDAMALMRDHFEGTPLDMTKDVGAGPYAAPYRWRPMTWEVDGKKYVHERAISTQQTGFSLVAQMRSSMPAPIGGVLWFGVDDTSMTVYTPMYAGIREVPHNFAQGVASRGQFSWDSSFWVFNWVSNQAYARWSDMSVDVQREQGALEGQFLADQGAIEQAAMDIYKRSPEEARQYLTDYSVKQGEKVHSRWRKLGETLLVKYIDGNVRDEQGKVNHPKYPDAWYRRIAQERGKTLEMPPEPKKDEPAPVAAPAAPAAPAAPAAPAQKPAPKPTVAPAP; from the coding sequence ATGAACCGACGCATTGCGAATCTGCTCACCGCGCTGCCCGTGACGGCGGCGCTGGTCGCCCAGCCCGTGCTCGCATGCACCAGCATGCTGGTGTCCAAGGGCGCGGCGGCGAATGGCTCCACCCTGATGACCTACGCGGCCGACGCGCACGAGCTGTACGGCGAGCTGTACTACACGCCCGCGCGCCGCCACGCCGCGGGCGCCATGCGCGACATCTTCGAGTGGGACACCGGCAAGTTCCTCGGCCGCATCCCCCAGCCGGCCCAGACGTACTCGGTGGTCGGCAACATGAACGAGCACCAGGTCTCCATCGGCGAGTCCACCTTCACGGGCCGCGAGGAGCTGGAGGGGCCGGCGGGCATCGTCGACTACGGCTCGCTCATCTACATCGCGCTGGAGCGCGCGAAGACGGCGCGCGAGGCCATCCAGGTGATGACGAGCCTCGTGGCCGAGTACGGCTACGCCTCCACGGGCGAGACGTTCTCCATCGCCGACCCGAAGGAAGCCTGGCTCCTGGAGATGATTGGCAAGGGCAAGGGCCAGAAGGGCGCCGTGTGGGTGGCCCGCAAGGTTCCCGACGGCTACCTCACCGCGCACGCCAACCAGTCGCGAATCACCAGGTTCCCGCTCAACGAGCCGGACAGCACGCTCTACGCGCCAGACGTCATCTCCTTCGCGCGCGAGAAGGGCTGGTTCAAGGGCGCGGACAAGGACTTCAGCTTCGCGGACACGTACCACCCGCTGGACTTCGGCGGGCAGCGCTTCTCCGAGGCGCGCGTGTGGAGCATCTTCCGGCGCGCGGCGCCGTCGCAGAAGTTCGGCGCGGAGTACGCGGACGGCTCGGCGCCGGGCAAGCGGCTGCCGCTGTGGGTGAAGCCGGACAAGGAAGTGTCCGTGCAGGACGCCATGGCCCTCATGCGCGACCACTTCGAGGGCACGCCGCTGGACATGACGAAGGACGTGGGCGCGGGCCCGTACGCGGCGCCCTACCGCTGGCGGCCCATGACGTGGGAGGTGGACGGGAAGAAGTACGTCCACGAGCGCGCCATCTCCACGCAGCAGACGGGCTTCTCGCTCGTGGCGCAGATGCGCTCGTCGATGCCGGCTCCCATTGGCGGAGTGCTCTGGTTCGGCGTGGATGACACGTCCATGACCGTCTACACGCCGATGTACGCGGGCATCCGCGAGGTGCCGCACAACTTCGCGCAGGGCGTGGCGAGCCGCGGGCAGTTCTCCTGGGACTCGTCCTTCTGGGTGTTCAACTGGGTGTCGAATCAGGCCTACGCGCGCTGGAGCGACATGTCCGTGGACGTGCAGCGCGAGCAGGGCGCGCTGGAGGGCCAGTTCCTCGCGGACCAGGGCGCCATCGAGCAGGCCGCCATGGACATCTACAAGCGCAGCCCCGAGGAGGCGCGCCAGTACCTCACGGACTACTCGGTGAAGCAGGGCGAGAAGGTCCACAGCCGCTGGCGCAAGCTGGGTGAGACGCTGCTCGTGAAATACATCGACGGCAACGTCCGCGACGAGCAGGGCAAGGTGAACCATCCGAAGTACCCGGACGCGTGGTACCGCCGGATTGCGCAGGAGCGCGGCAAGACGCTGGAGATGCCGCCCGAGCCGAAGAAGGACGAGCCGGCGCCCGTCGCCGCCCCCGCCGCCCCCGCGGCTCCGGCCGCCCCGGCGGCTCCGGCCCAGAAGCCCGCGCCCAAGCCCACCGTGGCCCCCGCGCCGTAG
- a CDS encoding DUF4175 family protein — protein MNLDTPQTPGPELPPPPPPLPPAPASRFTGRGARGVEALLAAVRTRQRRHLWSQGALLGASAAAVLFVAAGFLGLVAPRLGGPLLWLALPVGVAVACVFGLWLAKKQVGDDARTARLVGLKRPELSLDVLAAVELKHERGPGSGWSPELADAFLQQMDARVRTVDVRSVVDGRRVKHAALASGGVLLALFVLMVLAGGRWSAGMARIREAAKSPQAQAQVEPITGDIELTYRYPAYTGLTQRTVPGTNGEISAPAGTEVLLKTRSDRPVERADIVVNGQASPLKVTEHRDLEGAFVAKQSGHYHFVFYGPRDKLLVTGPEIALNVEADKAPQVSLMTPAMELEVDPGQKVTLKYEATDDYGLSGLSLVYRTPGSQKETRVPLPREDGRRSRSTFTWDLGTLKPKPGDRITYYVEAQDNDAVEGPKKGVSRTQVLRIYSAAEHRRAALDKAEQLWGRMVDHLADRLEGPDRVKQKDPQAVAAAASVDTSGQQLMTDMRTLARELSRERDVPSELVSALSHIAEALGSHITGTADFRRLYLRTQRARGEDWGTGNRLTAVVNEEVDEAEKDILYLESLLDRQKLEALQELAKELANERRDLANLVEQFKNNPDDQARQAVMEQIQQMKGRIQELMQRMAEMRKGIRDEHYNAEALNEMMKEQDLQGAMDEVEKLMREGKTDEALAKLQQLGMQMDEMLQNLDKQNSDFGSEQYPELAEKFGKFMQELQSTVQEQQKVAEQTRQLRDQARAQNKDRLAEKGQAVKDELLRKVQQAQEDYKKLQPDQLNSRAARPLEEAQSELQNVENALKVNDFDLAAEAAARAEDAARQLSMMGEQQRQLDEMFGNPPEVRQQSANLAQRLERDARGVEEVNKQLQSLFPPPGSQLSQQEKQQLQQLAQQQGQLEQRAQGLRQQMEEMQQMAPLFGEEASQQMENVGQRMGEASQRMQGKDPGRGYGEQQAALEGLRQFQRQMQEGQKGGKGGLPLPMGSGARRQEGNGRDPRNQVELPDEDAFQAPKEFRKDLLDAMKQGAPEKYREQVKRYYEELVK, from the coding sequence GTGAATCTCGACACCCCGCAGACCCCAGGCCCCGAGCTGCCGCCCCCGCCTCCCCCGCTGCCTCCGGCACCGGCCTCCCGGTTCACCGGACGCGGCGCGCGAGGCGTGGAGGCCCTCCTCGCCGCGGTGCGCACCCGCCAGCGCCGGCACCTCTGGAGCCAGGGCGCCCTGCTCGGCGCCAGCGCGGCGGCGGTGCTCTTCGTGGCCGCGGGCTTCCTCGGCCTCGTCGCCCCGCGACTGGGTGGCCCCCTGCTGTGGCTCGCCCTGCCGGTGGGCGTGGCCGTGGCGTGCGTCTTCGGCCTGTGGCTCGCGAAGAAGCAGGTGGGCGACGACGCCCGCACCGCGCGCCTCGTGGGGCTCAAGCGTCCGGAGCTGTCGCTGGACGTGCTGGCCGCCGTCGAATTGAAGCACGAGCGCGGCCCCGGGTCCGGCTGGTCCCCGGAGCTGGCGGACGCCTTCCTCCAGCAGATGGACGCCCGCGTGCGCACGGTGGACGTGCGCTCCGTGGTGGACGGCCGCCGCGTGAAGCACGCGGCGCTCGCGTCCGGCGGTGTGCTGCTGGCGCTCTTCGTGCTCATGGTGCTCGCGGGCGGACGCTGGAGCGCGGGCATGGCGCGCATCCGCGAGGCGGCCAAGAGCCCGCAGGCCCAGGCGCAGGTCGAGCCGATTACCGGCGACATCGAGCTGACGTACCGCTACCCCGCGTACACGGGCCTCACCCAGCGCACCGTGCCCGGCACCAACGGCGAAATCAGCGCGCCCGCCGGCACCGAGGTGCTGCTCAAGACGCGCTCGGACCGCCCGGTGGAGCGCGCGGACATCGTCGTCAACGGGCAGGCCTCGCCCCTCAAGGTGACGGAGCACCGGGATTTGGAGGGCGCCTTCGTCGCGAAGCAGTCCGGCCACTACCACTTCGTCTTCTACGGCCCGCGCGACAAGCTCCTCGTCACCGGCCCTGAAATCGCCCTCAACGTGGAGGCGGACAAGGCGCCGCAGGTGTCGCTGATGACGCCGGCGATGGAGCTGGAGGTGGACCCCGGCCAGAAGGTGACGCTCAAGTACGAGGCCACCGACGACTACGGCCTGTCCGGCCTCTCGCTCGTCTACCGCACGCCCGGCTCGCAGAAGGAGACGCGCGTGCCGCTGCCGCGCGAGGACGGCCGCCGCAGCCGCTCCACCTTCACGTGGGACCTGGGCACGCTCAAGCCCAAGCCGGGGGACCGCATCACCTACTACGTCGAGGCACAGGACAACGACGCGGTGGAGGGCCCCAAGAAGGGCGTCAGCCGCACGCAGGTGCTGCGCATCTACTCCGCCGCCGAGCACCGCCGCGCCGCGCTGGACAAGGCCGAGCAGCTCTGGGGCCGCATGGTGGACCACCTCGCGGACCGGCTCGAGGGGCCGGACCGGGTGAAGCAGAAGGACCCGCAGGCCGTGGCCGCCGCGGCCTCCGTGGACACCAGCGGCCAGCAGCTCATGACGGACATGCGCACGCTGGCCCGGGAGCTGTCGCGCGAGCGCGACGTGCCCAGCGAGCTGGTCTCCGCGCTGAGCCACATCGCCGAGGCGCTGGGCAGCCACATCACCGGCACCGCGGACTTCCGCCGCCTCTACCTGCGCACCCAGCGCGCGCGGGGCGAGGACTGGGGCACCGGCAACCGCCTCACCGCCGTCGTCAACGAGGAGGTGGACGAGGCGGAGAAGGACATCCTCTACCTGGAGTCGCTGCTGGACAGGCAGAAGCTGGAGGCGCTGCAGGAGCTGGCCAAGGAGCTCGCCAACGAGCGGCGCGACCTGGCCAACCTCGTCGAGCAGTTCAAGAACAACCCCGACGACCAGGCTCGCCAGGCGGTGATGGAGCAGATTCAGCAGATGAAGGGCCGCATCCAGGAGCTGATGCAGCGCATGGCGGAGATGCGCAAGGGCATCCGCGACGAGCACTACAACGCCGAGGCCCTCAACGAGATGATGAAGGAGCAGGACCTCCAGGGCGCCATGGATGAAGTCGAGAAGCTGATGCGCGAGGGCAAGACGGACGAGGCCCTGGCGAAGCTCCAGCAGCTCGGCATGCAGATGGACGAGATGCTCCAGAACCTGGACAAGCAGAACAGCGACTTCGGCTCCGAGCAGTACCCCGAGCTGGCGGAGAAGTTCGGCAAGTTCATGCAGGAGCTGCAGAGCACCGTTCAGGAACAGCAGAAGGTGGCCGAGCAGACGCGCCAGCTCCGGGACCAGGCCCGCGCGCAGAACAAGGACCGGCTCGCCGAGAAGGGCCAGGCCGTGAAGGACGAGCTGTTGCGCAAGGTGCAGCAGGCGCAGGAGGACTACAAGAAGCTGCAGCCCGACCAGCTCAACAGCCGCGCCGCGCGCCCGCTGGAGGAGGCGCAGTCCGAGCTGCAGAACGTGGAGAACGCGCTGAAGGTGAACGACTTCGACCTCGCGGCCGAGGCCGCCGCGCGCGCCGAGGACGCGGCCCGGCAGCTCTCCATGATGGGCGAGCAGCAGCGGCAGCTCGACGAGATGTTCGGCAACCCGCCCGAGGTGCGGCAGCAGTCCGCCAACCTCGCGCAGCGCCTGGAGCGCGACGCGCGCGGTGTGGAGGAGGTCAACAAGCAGCTCCAGTCCCTCTTCCCGCCGCCGGGCTCGCAGCTGTCGCAGCAGGAGAAGCAGCAGCTCCAGCAGCTCGCGCAGCAGCAGGGCCAGCTGGAGCAGCGCGCGCAGGGCCTGCGCCAGCAGATGGAGGAGATGCAGCAGATGGCGCCCCTCTTCGGCGAGGAGGCCTCGCAGCAGATGGAGAACGTGGGCCAGCGCATGGGCGAGGCCTCGCAGCGCATGCAGGGCAAGGACCCGGGCCGCGGCTACGGCGAGCAGCAGGCGGCGCTCGAGGGGCTGCGCCAGTTCCAGCGGCAGATGCAGGAGGGCCAGAAGGGCGGCAAGGGCGGCCTGCCCCTGCCCATGGGCTCGGGCGCGCGCCGCCAGGAAGGCAACGGAAGGGACCCACGCAACCAGGTGGAGCTGCCGGATGAGGACGCCTTCCAGGCGCCGAAGGAGTTCCGCAAGGACCTGCTGGACGCGATGAAGCAGGGCGCGCCGGAGAAGTACCGCGAGCAGGTGAAGCGCTACTACGAGGAGCTGGTGAAGTGA
- a CDS encoding dipeptidase, with the protein MNRSVLVSLLLLGAPALAETPAAASAPISAKARAVHESALIIDTHVDTPLRMLDEGFDLGSQPNGVGHLDLARARAGNLGAAFFSIWVEPKEFAGQYPHRALRLMDAVLQQVERHPDEMVLALSSKDIVAARSGKQKKLAALMGVEGGHAIQNDLGVLRDFYRLGARYMTLTWSNTNEWADSSGDINDAKVKHHGGLTDFGRDVVREMNRLGMLVDISHVADSTFFDVMKVTKAPVIASHSSARALTDHPRNMTDEMLKAVAANGGVVMVNFFSAFIDDDFRKAYAAMDAERKAATEKLEAQHKNEDAATRFRLSQAADFEWAAKVKRPPLEALINHIDHVAKVAGVDHVGLGSDFDGITSTPAGIDSVADLPRITEALMARGYTREQLHKILGGNLLRVFRETERVSRELRATPSAQR; encoded by the coding sequence GTGAATCGCTCCGTCCTCGTCTCCCTGCTGCTCCTGGGGGCTCCCGCGCTCGCCGAGACTCCCGCCGCCGCGTCCGCGCCCATCTCGGCGAAGGCCCGTGCCGTGCATGAGTCCGCGCTCATCATCGACACGCACGTGGACACGCCATTGCGCATGCTGGACGAGGGATTCGACCTGGGCTCACAGCCCAACGGAGTGGGCCACCTGGACCTCGCGCGCGCCCGCGCCGGCAACCTGGGCGCCGCCTTCTTCTCCATCTGGGTGGAGCCCAAGGAGTTCGCCGGCCAGTACCCCCACCGCGCCCTGCGCCTCATGGACGCGGTGCTCCAGCAGGTGGAGCGTCATCCGGATGAGATGGTGCTGGCCCTCTCCTCCAAGGACATCGTCGCCGCGCGCTCGGGCAAGCAGAAGAAGCTCGCCGCGCTGATGGGCGTCGAGGGCGGTCACGCCATCCAGAATGATTTGGGCGTGCTGCGCGACTTCTACCGCCTGGGCGCGCGGTACATGACGCTTACCTGGTCCAACACCAACGAGTGGGCCGACTCGTCCGGCGACATCAATGACGCCAAGGTGAAGCACCACGGCGGCCTCACCGACTTCGGCCGCGACGTCGTCCGCGAGATGAACCGGCTGGGCATGCTCGTGGACATCTCCCACGTGGCGGACTCCACCTTCTTCGACGTGATGAAGGTGACGAAGGCGCCGGTGATTGCCTCGCACTCGTCCGCCCGCGCGCTCACGGACCACCCGCGCAACATGACGGACGAGATGCTCAAGGCCGTCGCCGCCAACGGGGGCGTCGTCATGGTCAACTTCTTCTCGGCCTTCATCGACGACGACTTCCGCAAGGCCTACGCCGCCATGGACGCCGAGCGGAAGGCCGCCACCGAGAAGCTGGAGGCGCAGCACAAGAACGAGGACGCCGCCACGCGCTTCCGGCTGTCCCAGGCGGCGGACTTCGAGTGGGCCGCCAAGGTGAAGCGGCCTCCGCTGGAGGCGCTCATCAACCACATCGACCACGTGGCCAAGGTGGCCGGCGTGGACCACGTGGGCCTGGGCTCGGACTTCGACGGCATCACCTCCACGCCCGCGGGCATCGACTCGGTGGCGGACCTGCCCCGCATCACCGAGGCCCTCATGGCCCGGGGCTACACCCGCGAGCAGCTCCACAAGATTCTTGGCGGCAACCTGCTGCGCGTCTTCCGTGAGACGGAGCGCGTCAGCCGCGAGCTGCGAGCCACCCCGAGCGCCCAGCGCTGA